The following coding sequences are from one Pocillopora verrucosa isolate sample1 chromosome 5, ASM3666991v2, whole genome shotgun sequence window:
- the LOC131777471 gene encoding vitamin K-dependent gamma-carboxylase codes for MGKVVAVAEEKNPRSAVQEKPSLWNKFLMFMLSPADPSNLAVLRIAFGLLMMVDIPQERSMLFIEAHFGGDTCHFPLFNFIKPLPVDWMHVVYLIMFLGACGIFLGFMFRLSCLSFLITYWYIFLLEKSRWNNHSYLYGLFSVMLLLSNANCYWSVDGILNPTIKNSHVPKWNYVLLRFQVFLVYFYAGLKKIDMDWMTGYSMTGLSRQWVFDPFRSFLDNEAIDLYLVHLGGLFFDLSEGFLLIFDKTRPIGIFFGAMFHGMNSQMFHIGMFPYTMLATLFLFCAYDWPKKLFSCMPTFMNMILPSKEEPQVSAHCVYQESVKSTANGKEQSSEQKPSKKSKKATFKQKAFVLITLVYIGVQLFLPYSHFVTKGYNAWTQGLYGYSWDMMVHSWSTQHVRVKVVDQVSGEVTYIRPSAWLREQRQSRWNSHPDMIKQYMTCMTEKLTAHQDLNITKPAIYLDVWRSMNRRFQQRMVDPNVDMVTAPWSPFKQTPWIQPLLTELSPWREKLVQIRKELKEKSNFSEITFVADFPGLLLENFVDEELNTSLTLLHGQVKVEFNKTNHTVEVGGEISIPSNDTHVVYTVSETPSCWMYIFTNTTEWNNETLRNWILHPETSPSQQKKMALKNLTVLDNFRLFTLDKFFVFRQTFLNTYYALVHLTFGIESEYYDEEDDGNSSEQETGHKGDQDETPSKDDDTSYVGDSGEPHDQGAEHKESSQRKEQQKQEL; via the exons ATGGGTAAAGTAGTCGCAGTAGCAGAAGAAAAGAATCCTCGTTCAGCTGTGCAGGAGAAACCAAGCTTGTGGAATAAGTTCTTGATGTTTATGCTGTCACCAGCTGATCCATCCAATCTTGCTGTGTTGAGAATTGCATTTG GATTGCTCATGATGGTTGACATTCCTCAAGAGCGCAGCATGTTATTCATTGAGGCACACTTTGGAGGAGACACCTGCCACTTTCCACTGTTCAACTTCATCAAACCTCTACCAGTTGACTGGATGCATGTTGTTTACCTTATTATGTTCCTGGGAGCTTGTGGAATTTTCTTGGGATTTATGTTTCGTTTAAGCTGCTTGTCCTTCTTGATAACCTACTGGTATATATTCCTGCTGGAGAAGTCGCGTTGGAATAACCATTCATATCTGTATGGATTATTTTCAGTGATGCTTCTGCTAAGCAATGCTAACTGTTACTG gtctgTGGATGGGATTTTAAATCCCACGATAAAGAATTCCCATGTTCCAAAGTGGAACTATGTTTTGCTGCGTTTTCAG GTATTTCTGGTGTATTTTTACGCTGGTTTGAAGAAAATTGACATGGATTGGATGACTGGGTATTCTATGACAGGTCTCTCACGCCAATGGGTGTTTGATCCATTCCGTTCTTTCCTTGACAATGAAGCTATTGACCTTTACCTTGTCCATCTTGGAGGACTGTTCTTTGACTTGTCAGAAGGCTTTCTTCTAATTTTCGACAAGACACGCCCCATTGGAATCTTCTTTGGAGCCATGTTCCATGGAATGAACTCTCAGATGTTTCACATTGGTATGTTTCCATACACCATGTTGGCcactttgttcttgttttgtgcTTATGACTGGCCCAAGAAGCTCTTTTCATGCATGCCCACCTTCATGAACATGATTTTACCTTCCAAAGAAGAACCTCAAGTTAGTGCACATTGTGTGTATCAGGAATCAGTCAAAAGTACAGCAAATGGCAAAGAACAAAGCAGTGAACAGAAGCcttcaaagaaaagtaaaaaggcAACATTTAAACAGAAGGCGTTTGTGCTTATCACTCTTGTTTATATAGGAGTCCAGCTCTTTCTTCCATATTCACACTTTGTTACAAAG GGTTACAATGCATGGACCCAGGGACTGTATGGATATTCATGGGACATGATGGTGCATTCCTGGAGCACTCAACATGTCAGGGTCAAAGTAGTGGACCAGGTGTCTGGAGAGGTCACCTATATAAGGCCCTCG GCGTGGTTAAGGGAACAGCGCCAGTCACGCTGGAACTCACACCCGGACATGATTAAACAATACATGACATGTATGACTGAGAAACTGACGGCTCACCAAGATCTGAACATCACCAAACCTGCCATTTATCTAGACGTGTGGCGCTCAATGAACAGACGCTTCCAACAGCGCATGGTGGATCCAAACGTGGACATGGTCACGGCACCGTGGTCACCGTTTAAACAGACGCCCTGGATACAGCCCCTGCTGACTGAACTATCTCCATGGCGGGAGAAGTTGGTTCAGATCAGGAAAGAGCTGAAGGAAAAGTCAAACTTCAGTGAAATTACCTTTGTGGCGGACTTTCCTGGTCTtcttttggagaattttgtggACGAGGAGCTGAACACATCTTTGACTCTGCTGCATG GTCAAGTAAAGGTggagtttaacaaaacaaaccatacAGTGGAAGTAGGCGGAGAGATCTCCATTCCGTCCAATGACACACACGTGGTGTACACGGTGTCTGAAACGCCCTCGTGTTGGATGTACATATTCACTAACACGACCGAGTGGAACAACGAGACTTTAAGGAACTGGATTCTACATCCGG AAACGTCTCCTTCCCAGCAGAAGAAAATGGCTCTCAAAAACTTAACCGTGTTGGACAACTTTCGATTATTTACTTTAGACAAGTTCTTCGTCTTTCGCCAAACCTTTTTGAATACGTATTATGCTCTGGTCCATTTGACTTTTGGGATCGAGTCCGAGTATTATGACGAAGAGGATGACGGGAATTCAAGCGAGCAGGAGACTGGGCATAAAGGAGATCAGGACGAGACTCCATCCAAGGATGATGACACAAGTTATGTGGGGGACAGTGGAGAACCACATGATCAAGGAGCCGAACACAAAGAGAGTTCACAAAGAAAAGAACAGCAGAAACAAGAGTTATGA
- the LOC131777506 gene encoding disks large homolog 2-like, whose translation MAERNMKMKKRVIKEGILHKKTSLLKQWRPRFVVLNRQMLCTFKKEDDQKRGRTAEARIFLMDIESIEKCESKKRKHCFNLIVEGKPFFSFSCSSELDREMWMRSVQIAKENELNEEENDPIRRKSTKLTGGLKRITIQREKGQGLGCTIKNVGGVILVNRILEDGPVSTSGILRPGDQILDINGIEVGGRSVSEISEIIKGSPELVVCTVKPFSDYRYCDTHSTGHTEYAEIDLDSLKAKGNDDSSNSSQDGGSDSPRESNDQKIHRDEVKKRHSLPTVLPDIHSAKDFHKGDTVNYLELNFPQNDRPRGRSDASRSPQVPHRAGRERNKPAAYIELEFNKKENKFQEVGKESSDAKAGDRKSSSLPRS comes from the exons ATGGCAGAAAGGAatatgaagatgaagaaaagagTCATCAAAGAGGGGATCCTTCATAAAAAGACCAGCTTGCTGAAGCAATGGCGTCCTCGGTTTGTAGTTTTGAACCGACAGATGCTGTGCACTTTCAAGAAGGAAGACGACCAGAAAAGAGGACGAACTGCGGAAGCAAGGATCTTCCTGATGGACATTGAATCCATAGAGAAGTGCGAGAGTAAGAAGCGCAAACACTGTTTTAATTTGATCGTAGAGGGGAAGCCTTTCTTCAGCTTCAGTTGTAGTTCTGAGCTGGACAGAGAAATGTGGATGCGATCAGTACAGATAGCTAAAGAGAACGAGCTCAACGAAGAGGAAAACGATCCAATAAGAAGAAAAAGCACCAAACTAACTGGAGGACTCAAACGGATAACCATCCAGAGAGAGAAAGGACAGGGGCTCGGTTGTACAATTAAAAATGTCGGTGGAGTTATCCTTGTCAACAGAATTCTCGAGGATGGGCCTGTTTCGACTTCTGGCATCCTAAGGCCGG GAGACCAAATCCTTGATATCAATGGGATTGAAGTTGGCGGCCGCTCTGTTTCGGAGATAAGTGAAATAATCAAGGGAAGCCCAGAGCTAGTTGTTTGCACAGTGAAACCATTCTCTGATTACCGTTACTGCGACACACACTCAACAGGTCACACAGAATACGCCGAAATAGACTTGGATTCTCTTAAAGCTAAGGGCAATGATGACAGTAGCAATTCTTCACAAGATGGTGGCTCTGATAGTCCACGGGAGTCCAATGATCAGAAAATACATAGGGATGAGGTAAAGAAAAGACACTCACTACCAACTGTCTTGCCAGACATTCATTCTGCTAAAGATTTTCATAAGGGAGACACTGTCAACTATCTCGAGCTAAACTTTCCCCAGAATGATCGCCCACGTGGTAGAAGTGATGCATCACGTTCCCCACAAGTGCCCCACAGAGCTGGCAGAGAGCGCAACAAGCCAGCTGCTTACATAGAACTTGAGTTTAACAAGAAGGAAAATAAGTTTCAAGAAGTTGGCAAAGAAAGTTCTGATGCTAAAGCAGGAGACAGGAAAAGTTCTTCGCTACCAAGATCATAA
- the LOC131777473 gene encoding solute carrier family 22 member 18 has product MGHKESDNDSAATVDKEDTLEKNSLVRIVVLVNSFLFSSCFFMGKSVFPYMARRLGADVVTLGYLNTLFSFVLLCGGPLYGRFGDVFGSRAALMLSFSAAVIGFGIQSLANSVPMLFLSQIPLGFMHTFQGLQMVMTDTSDKAGRAAALGKLGLAFSLGIMAGPLIGGFVTEKFGDNTTAFLASILSLVSVLTIQMFLPKHTKSLNKLDAADSKSQDKSILTKTYDLLSIPQVLYMLVAQAASLAPAILIQALGPVINMEYFKIGPKENGLFLAGIGAASAMVQGFGIGMLLKRLTEFSLLILAIIISGCAFVLMYFATHTFSYIVSQVILVIGFSIARTMTTSMATKAVSRHNTGLLLGLCATSEALMRTLAPGIGTFMLLHYGWASLGALGSAIEFGMAIILLAKKQI; this is encoded by the exons ATGGGTCACAAAGAGAGCGACAATGATTCGGCTGCAACTGTAGATAAAGAAGACACGCTAGAGAAGAACAGTTTAGTAAGGATAGTCGTACTTGTAAATTCGTTCTTGTTCTCGTCATGTTTTTTCATGGGTAAATCTGTTTTCCCG tatatGGCTAGACGGCTTGGAGCAGATGTAGTTACCCTGGGTTACCTGAACACACTGTTCTCCTTTGTCCTTCTGTGCGGTGGACCTCTTTATGGGAGGTTTGGTGATGTGTTTGGCTCCCGTGCTGCACTGATGCTCTCTTTTTCTGCAGCTGTTATTGGCTTTGGTATTCAAAGCCTGGCAAATTCAGTACCAATGTTATTTTTGTCCCAAATTCCATTGGGTTTCATGCACACATTTCAGG GTCTACAGATGGTGATGACTGACACATCAGATAaagcag GTAGAGCTGCTGCTTTGGGTAAACTTGGTCTAGCTTTCTCTCTTGGAATCATGGCTGGTCCACTCATTGGTGGCTTTGTAACAGAGAAGTTTGGTGACAATACAACTGCTTTTTTAGCTTCAATATTATCACTGGTATCTGTTTTAACAATACAGATGTTTTTACCCAAACACACAAAGTCACTGAACAAGCTAGATGCTGCAG ATTCCAAAAGCCAAGACAAATCTATTCTTACAAAAACTTATGACTTGTTAAGTATACCACAAGTGTTGTACATGTTGGTGGCACAAGCAGCTTCTTTAGCACCGGCAATATTGATCCAGGCCTTAGGTCCAGTTATAAACATGGAGTACTTCAAAATTGGACCAAAGGAAAATGGTTTGTTTCTTGCTGGGATCGGTGCAGCCTCTGCT ATGGTTCAAGGTTTTGGAATTGGTATGCTCTTAAAAAGATTGACTGAATTTTCCCTTCTAATTCTGGCTATTATTATTTCTGGATGTGCCTTTGTTTTGATG TATTTTGCCACACATACATTTTCGTACATTGTTTCACAAGTGATCTTGGTAATAGGATTCTCCATAGCACGAACAATGACAACTTCCATGGCAACCAAAGCTGTCAGCAGACACAACACTGGGCTACTCTTAGGACTTTGTGCAACATCCGAAGCACTCATGAGAACATTAGCCCCTGGAATTGGAACTTTTATGTTGTTACATTATGGCTGGGCATCACTTGGTGCGCTGGGAAGTGCTATTGAGTTTGGCATGGCTATTATACTACTGgccaagaaacaaatttaa
- the LOC131777476 gene encoding zinc finger protein 474-like, translated as MPPRKPPHVVCYICGRLYGTTSISLHIPKCLEKWQIENSQLPRHLRRKPPQKPAGWGNTALSNDPRERESQLNVMNDMAFQASQMQLVPCENCGRTFNPDRLPVHQRSCRPNNPLKMSKNFDPSRVGSGRQSTPGGGDYGRSPPPPRKPKTVVCFICGREFGSKSISIHEPQCLKKWELENSRLPKHMRRPPPVKPSILPSLSGGEDLERRNQMAYEAAQKQLIPCRNCGRTFLPERLEIHLRSCKPGSKTVPIRQSGSARRLSPLTNPGEMNATHTGQYGRQSPLTRYSDQNNNISPLAKDKTFIKRKSTKSTPPASSQRPARLKPMSNTRSPSPSYNLTGNSPVIGSQPTEQASEPANLVQCYNCGRSFAADRLAKHENICRKAGKQRKVFDATKMRTQGTEAAQFNRPGARKAPDPPKPKSNWKKKHEEFINAIRDAKKVQEHIKRGGKASDLPPPPPSENPDYVFCRFCQRRFAPTVAERHIPKCQNTANRPSPPKARALQASGGRYNSRNPTSSTRRVYR; from the exons ATGCCGCCTAGAAAACCTCCTCATGTCGTTTGCTACATATGTGGTCGTTTGTATGGAACGACGTCAATCTCGCTTCATATTCCAAAATGTCTGGAAAAATGGCAGATCGAGAACAGTCAGCTACCGAGACATTTACGACGAAAGCCGCCTCAGAAACCAGCAGGATGGGGTAACACTGCTTTGTCAAATGACCCGAGGGAAAGAGAATCGCAACTAAATGTCATGAACGACATGGCTTTCCAAGCTTCGCAGATGCAGCTTGTTCCGTGCGAGAATTGTGGACGGACGTTCAACCCAGATCGCTTACCAGTGCACCAGAGAAGCTGTCGGCCTAATAATCCCCTCAAGATGTCCAAAAACTTTGATCCTTCGAGGGTTGGGTCTGGAAGGCAGAGCACGCCGGGAGGGGGTGATTATGGCAGGAGCCCGCCACCCCCCAGAAAGCCAAAAACTGTTGTGTGTTTCATATGTGGCCGAGAATTTGGTAGTAAATCTATCAGTATTCATGAACCCCAATGTCTGAAAAAGTGGGAGCTTGAAAATAGCCGATTACCAAAGCATATGCGAAGACCACCTCCTGTTAAACCAAGCATACTTCCCAGTTTGTCTGGGGGGGAAGACCTCGAACGCAGGAACCAGATGGCATATGAAGCAGCTCAGAAACAGCTGATTCCCTGCAGAAACTGTGGCAGGACATTTCTACCAGAAAGGCTAGAAATTCATCTGAGATCATGCAAACCCGGGAGCAAGACAGTGCCAATAAGACAGTCAG GTTCAGCTCGCCGACTGTCCCCTCTTACCAACCCAGGGGAGATGAATGCTACCCACACTGGTCAGTATGGCAGACAGAGCCCCCTTACCAGGTAcagtgatcaaaacaacaacattagtCCATTGGCTAAGGACAAGACTTTCATCAAAAGAAAGTCTACGAAATCCACTCCTCCTGCTTCTTCTCAACGTCCTGCAAGGTTAAAGCCAATGTCCAATACTCGTTCACCATCTCCATCATACAACCTTACTGGGAATTCTCCTGTGATAGGGAGTCAACCAACAGAACAGGCATCTGAACCAGCCAACCTGGTTCAGTGTTATAACTGCGGCCGCTCATTCGCTGCAGATCGCTTagcaaaacatgaaaatatatGCCGCAAAGCTGGTAAACAAAGAAAGGTTTTTGATGCCACAAAAATGAGAACACAAGGAACAGAGGCAGCTCAGTTTAACAGACCTGGAGCTAGGAAGGCACCTGATCCACCCAAACCTAAAtcaaactggaaaaagaaacatg AGGAATTCATTAATGCCATAAGAGATGCCAAAAAGGTACAAGAACACATCAAACGTGGTGGCAAGGCATCAGATCTTCCCCCTCCACCTCCTAGTGAGAACCCAGACTATGTGTTCTGCAGGTTCTGCCAGCGACGCTTTGCACCAACAGTGGCTGAGAGGCACATTCCTAAGTGCCAGAACACAGCAAACAGGCCTTCACCTCCCAAGGCAAGGGCCTTGCAGGCAAGTGGAGGTCGTTATAACTCCAGGAATCCTACTTCCTCAACCAGGAGAGTTTATCGGTAG
- the LOC131777459 gene encoding tubulin epsilon chain: MTQSIVVQVGQCGNQIGCRFWDLALREHASTNKNGLFDESLNSFFRNVDTRYKNPVDIPLGNAKQKIKSLKARAVVIDMEEGVVNEILKGPLRDVFDCQQSITDVSGSGNNWATGFMMYGQQYREQISEVIRHAAELCDCLQCFFLIHSMGGGTGSGLGTSVLNLLADEYPDVYRFTTAVFPSADDDVITSPYNSILAMHQLTEFADCVLPIENQALVDICNKVTSALPPSKTGKKVFSSSSQSRVKASSAVTSGEGGVDQRPEKPFDNMNNIAANLILNMTSSARFEGSLNVDLNEITMNLVPFPKIHYLVSSQTPLYSLTDVNLPPRRLDQMFTDAFSKDHQLIKADPKHSLYLACALMLRGNVEISDIRRNIERLKPSLNFIHWNQEGWKTGLCSVPPVGHPYSLLALSNNTCIRHTFQDLKDRFMKLYKRKAHVHHYTHVDGMEVSQFDTSLDSLNSLISEYETLEAQMGRVVDDIQRLTIA, encoded by the exons ATGACTCAGTCGATCGTGGTTCAAG tgggaCAATGTGGAAACCAA ATTGGTTGCCGATTCTGGGATTTGGCTTTGAGAGAACACGCCAGCACAAATAAG AATGGATTATTTGACGAATCCCTCAACAGTTTCTTTCGTAATGTTGATACAAG aTACAAAAATCCCGTTGATATTCCATTGGGCAATGCAAAGCAGAAGATAAAATCATTAAAAGCAAGG GCAGTTGTTATCGATATGGAGGAAGGTGTTGTGAATGAGATTCTCAAAGGTCCATTGCGTGATGTATTTGACTGTCAACAGTCAATAACTGATGTGTCTGGATCAGGAAATAACTG GGCCACAGGATTTATGATGTACGGACAACAATACAGAGAACAGATCAGCGAAGTGATCAGACATGCAGCTGAACTCTGTGACTGCCTACAGTGTTTTTTCCTTATCCATTCCATGGGTGGAG GTACTGGTTCAGGATTGGGTACATCAGTGTTAAACCTCCTCGCCGATGAATATCCAGATGTGTATCGCTTCACTACAGCTGTGTTCCCATCAGCTGATGATGATGTTATCACATCACCATATAACAG cATCCTTGCCATGCATCAGCTAACTGAGTTTGCAGACTGTGTTCTTCCAATAGAAAACCAG gcTTTGGTGGACATTTGCAATAAAGTTACAAGTGCCCTTCCACCATCCAAGACTGGTAAGAAGGTGTTCTCTTCAAGCAGCCAATCACGTGTTAAAGCCAGCAGTGCTGTCACATCAGGTGAAGGTGGTGTTGACCAAAGACCAGAGAAGCCATTTGACAACATGAACAACATTGCTGCAAACCTTATACTGAACATGACAAGCTCTGCTAGATTTGAAGGCTCCCTAAATGTTGATTTGAATGAAATCACCATGAATTTAGTGCCATTTCCCAAGATCCATTACCTGGTCTCCAGCCAGACACCACTGTACAGCCTCACTGATGTAAATCTTCCACCTCGACGACTTGATCAAATGTTTACGGATGCTTTCTCAAAAGATCACCAACTCATCAAAGCTGATCCTAAACACAGCTTGTACTTGGCATGTGCTTTGATGCTCAGGGGAAATGTTGAAATTTCTGATATTAGAAGGAACATTGAAAGACTCAAACcttcattaaattttattcactggAATCAGGAAGGATGGAAGACTGGACTGTGCTCTGTTCCCCCTGTAGGTCATCCATACTCACTGTTAGCTCTATCTAACAATACATGCATCAGGCACACTTTTCAGGACCTCAAGGATCGCTTCATGAAGCTCTACAAACGTAAAGCTCACGTCCATCATTACACTCATGTTGATGGCATGGAAGTGTCACAATTTGATACTAGTTTAGACTCACTCAACTCTCTGATAAGTGAGTATGAGACCCTTGAAGCACAGATGGGAAGAGTTGTTGATGATATCCAACGCTTAACTATTGCCTGA
- the LOC131777458 gene encoding large ribosomal subunit protein P1-like — MASTSELACVYSALILHDDGIAITAEKIEKLIKAAKVDVEPFWPGLFAKALEGHSLESLIQSAGAPGAGGAAAPAAGGGGAPAAGGGDEAKEEEKKEEKKDESEESDDDMGFGLFD, encoded by the exons ATGGCATCAACATCAGAACTTGCTTGCGTGTACAGTGCTCTCATTCTCCACGATGATGGAATCGCCATCACG GCAGAGAAGATCGAAAAGTTAATTAAGGCTGCCAAAGTTGATGTAGAACCCTTCTGGCCAGGACTGTTTGCCAAAGCCTTGGAGGGACACAGTCTAGAAAGCCTTATCCAGAGTGCTGGTGCACCTGGTGCAGGAGGGGCTGCTGCCCCTGCTGCAGGAGGTGGTGGTGCTCCTGCTGCTGGTGGTGGAGATGAGGctaaggaagaagaaaagaaggaagagaagaaagatGAATCTGAGGAATCAGATGATGACATGGGATTTG GATTGTTTGACTGA
- the LOC131777460 gene encoding large ribosomal subunit protein eL30, with protein MVSSKKQKKAMESINSRLALVMKSGKFTLGYKSTLKTLRQGKAKLVIISNNTPQLRKSEIEYYAMLAKTGVHHYTGNNIELGTACGKYFRVSVLSITDPGDSDIIRSMPAEQQTAQQQQS; from the exons ATGGTGTCCTCTAAAAAACAG AAAAAGGCAATGGAGAGTATCAACTCTCGTCTGGCACTTGTGATGAAAAGTGGAAAGTTCACTTTAGGATACAAGTCTACTCTTAAAACACTGCGACAGGGCAAGGCTAAGCTTGTTATCATCTCAAATAACACACCTCAGCTTAG GAAAAGTGAGATTGAATACTATGCCATGTTGGCCAAGACTGGAGTCCATCACTACACTGGTAACAACATCGAACTTGGTACAGCCTGTGGCAAGTACTTCCGTGTTTCAGTCCTCAGCATCACTGATCCTGGTGACTCAGACATCATTCGTTCCATGCCAGCAGAACAGCAGACAGCACAGCAACAACAGTCATAA